Genomic window (Syngnathus scovelli strain Florida chromosome 14, RoL_Ssco_1.2, whole genome shotgun sequence):
gtctctgtgtgccctgcgattggctggcaaccggttcagggtgtcccccgcctactgcccgatgatggctgggacaggctccagcacacccgcaactcccgtggggactaagcggtacagaagatggatggatggatagatgaataataataataaaataatatataaattgtGGCGGCTCGGtagagcactgggtagcacgtccgcctcacagttaggagggtgcgggttcgattccacctccagccctccctgtgtggagtttgcatgttctccccgggccggcgtgggttttctccaggcactccggtttcctcccacatccccaaaacatacttggtaggccgattgagcaatccaaattgtccctacatgtgagtgcgaatggttgttcgtctctgtgtgccctgcgattggctggcgaccagtccagggtgtccccgcctactgcctgatgtcggctgggacaggctccagcGCCCCCATGGGGACTAAGCgagacagaaaatggatggatggatggataatgtataaatatacgtttgtgtgtgtcttacATATGTAGATGTTGCTAAAGTATACATAGTGTAAATATGTTCTGAAAactcttattataacaacttttttataaaaGATACAAGTGTACatgctgtaaatatgtttttttaataacttttattagtataaatattttttataacaaggtacaatactgtaactATATTTTtataactcttattattataacaacttttttataagTTACAATTGTACGTACTGCAATtttgtgggcactccctgccttttgctggcgtgtgggcaattGTAGTGCCATAACTCcttaatttagattttttttaaaaattgttttatttgggggggggggggggggatccgcGATGGACTGAAGCCGAGATAAATGGACCGCGATGTAGCGAAGGATTACTGCATTTTTCATGAGGGAGGCTGTACTTAATGATCATGCTGCTGTAGTCACATGAAAAACTGACAAAACTTTGGCAGCCAGTTCAGAAGTGGCGAGGGAATCAGTACATAGAAAGGGTTTAAAATTACAAACCTTCGGTAAATTATCCTGTTTTGCTGCTTCTTGGCTGCGTTCTCGCCTACAGGCGACCGCCATAGCACTTTGACGTGCACGTAAACGACTCCAGCGGCGCCAAGCCAAACACCCCGAGGTGGCTCGAACAGACATGATGACCACCGAAGAAGCAACGACAAAATCACTCGCACACCATTAAGACTAAACAATGATTCGTCGAAGCTTCAATTGAACAAGACTACGAAACAATCTCGTTCCACCACTGGTGTCCTTCTCGGGATATCGTTCACTTCTGGTCACGTGGTAGCCAACAGAGAAAGAGCGCTTCAAATGTGTACCGACTCCGCCCTGTGAGGCGTGTTCCGCGACCATTCTTGTCTTATCGTAATTGTCTATCAATATGGTTTCTGTCTTGATTTGTTTGTGATCAaccttttcattttcaaatgttttattagAGGTTCTGTAAACAAccttttattttcaaatgtttttacaCCCCCCTCATCACCGTTCTCTGCGTTTCAAGCAGCACAATCCGCTTTTCTTTACGTTCCCGCCTTTGCAGCGCGTCATTGTGAGCAAATGTAGAGTCGCATCATATTAAGCAAACAAAACCTACTCACAAAGGCGACGTCGACCCAAACTTCAAACGTTATCACCTGCCCGGAAACGAACAAACATGTCATGCGCGACTGCATTAAGTGTGACTTTCGTTGTGTCACGAGTTGGATCGACGTCCCGCCGCCTGACTGGAACGTAACAGGGACGATCACGAACTCAGCGTTCGCCGTGGGCGGGGCAAGCGAAGTGACGCAAGCAGCTAGCTTCGTAAAACTAATGTTTGTTAGCTGTGCAGTAAGAAGAAACCGAGGAAGGAGCTGCGTGCTTAGTCCCCCGCCAGTCTCATGGCTGTACGATGGCTATGCAGGTGAGAAGAACGGAAACAACCCCACCCAGACCTCTTTTTCTGTGTTAAAAAGTTCCACCAACCGGGCGGGGCACAGTCAGGTGATCGAACACCGCTCGGGGAAAAAAGAAGCTCATGGAGACGCCTGCAATTCCAAATGagctaaaatgtcatttttggcaGGAGATTATAGTCCGTTATGTGCTTTCGATGACCGCCGGTGACGTTTTGAAGGCGAGATGGTGGCGGTTTGTAGGCGGGGCCACAGCTGCGCGGTGCTGGTGCTGATGCTGAGCACATCTGCGTTGCTCCTGTCAAACGACCCCCAAATCCACATTTGCACGCTTTTCGCTCTCGTCGTCCTACATCACCGGATGGGAAGCTACTCGAGCTAAAACATGTGCGCCAACGTGTTCGGGGTGTTGAAGAGGTGAGCGATGTCGTGACGGGCAATGCGTGTGCTGgtaggtgtgcgtgcgtgtctgcaGGTTGACTcatgtgcacttttttttaatttttttttttatctttgctgGCATAATGCAGCCATCCAGGAATAGGCTTCGTGCAGGTAATGATGATGGCGAGCTTGCACGCAGGGAGGGTTATGAGGGTTCCTCATAGCTGCTAGCCTGTTAGCATATCAGACAAAAGCCTGCGGGCGTTCGTTCTCTTGTGGTCTGGATCTAAGTAACCACGTCCATTGTTGGTCTCTCCATGTCATATGTATTGGCCTGTACAAGGCGGCGATCCGGTGTTGTGGTGCAAATGACCTGCCCGCCATACTCTTGTGTAACATTTTGTAAGGGGATTACTGATCCATGAAACCTCTTAGAAGGGTCACTAAAATTAGAGGTGTAGCAGTATCAAActataacaaaaacaaaatcacagTTGGGGATGTTATCTTGGTGCGAAGGTTTAATAAACATGTAGAATTTGTAATTTTGTATGTACTTGCTCTCATTTTGAAATACAGCACTGCGGTTCTTTTGACAAAGACAAGATTCTTCAGTGACACAAATTCAGTTTGATTGCGCGGGCGGAATCTGTGACCGCCCGATGAACCATTTTGGGGTTGACACAGCCTAAAGAAACATCTCAATACTTCTCCGATGTGCAACTGCATGGTCTCAGCTGGTTTTTATCACGTTTCGTCTCCGCCCGTTCCCGTTTCCGCGTTTCCTCATGTGTCAGTGttcgttgtcatggtttctgttcaCGCGTCTGCGCTCGTCCTTTCCTGCGATCGTCTACCCGTAATCAGTGTAATTGCGTCACCTGCCCCTCGTTAactctgcgtgtcactccctgtcggatctgtCGTCTGTTCTGTTAAGCCTCTGGTAGTCTGTCTCTGTTAGCCCGTCATGTTAGTTCCTGCCGGTTAGTCCTACCATGCTCTCCTGCttgtttgttcccctcatcctctcCTCCACCACCCTTTCCCTTAATAAACCGTGGTCCAAGCCGCATTTGgtagccctgctccattccgcacGTGACAGTTTTATCTTGTTTGTACAAGCTTTGAATGCAGTAGCTAAGAGCGACGCAAGGCCATAGCAGTATAAAGTTCATGGCACTAcaatactttttttattttacaagactttttttttctaaagtcaCAAAGCTGACGCCCAACATATCCCACCTGGCTAAATATGGAGTGCTCCCCGACGCGGCCTTGATTTAGTTTGTGCTCATtgttgtcacttcctgtttgctgGGCAGCCTTTTCGGGAAGCCCTTTGATGGTGGCAAGCGGATGGAGCACCGAGGGCCGCCGCATCAGCAGCACCAGACGATGGCCACGGAGCAGCCGCCCCAATGCCCGTCCCAGCACCCCACTATGATGCGGCTCTATGAAGTCCACCGGCAGGTGACGGCGCTTGGGCCCCAGGTAGTGTGGCCATGCACAGTCCAATACAAAACCATGACGGGTGTTTTCAGGGCCACGACTTTTAACCCTTCGCTGCCACTTACGCGAACGCTCTATTTTCAATATTGGAAGCCGCAATTGGTACTAGTCGCTCTTTGTTAACGGGCCAACGCTGTGGCAGGTGTGCACCTTCAGCGGCCTGCCCGACGACCGCGACTACAAGCATCTGGAGCGCGAGCTGACGCGCCTCCTGCTGGAGGTGGACCGTGTAGACACGGAGGGCAAGGCAGAGCTGCAGGCGGCGCGCAAGCGGGCCGCACAGGAGGTGGAGGGCCTGCTGCGCTACCTGGAGGAGAACGCCCGGCACCCGTCGCGCCAGGCCATGGAGGAGCTGAGCGAGGAGGCACGGCGGCTGGTGGAGTGCCGGGTGGTGGCGCCGCAGCGCGAGGGCGGTGCCGCCCACATTGATGACGAGCTGACCGAGGCCCTGCAGCAGCTGGTGCTGCGCCTCACCCAGGTCAAGACCGAGGGCCGGGTGCCGCTACGCAAGGCGCGCTACCGGTCGCTGACCCGGCTCTGCGCCGTCCAGGATGTCCTGGACGGCCGCACGCTGCAGCAGACGCTCTCGCTGCCCCTTTCGGGAGAAACGCATGCCGCCGTGCACACCATCAACCAGGTGAGGGAGAGTTTCTTTCTTCAAATCGTAACAAAATAATTCAGACGTTTTTTTGGGGCCGGAAtcaagtaatccctcgctacttcgcgcttCACCTATCGCGGCCTCGCTctatcgtgtttttttttttttcgaaaaaaATATTGCGATAGATTCGGTGCATCGcggattttcttttttattattattttttaaattttatttatgtcgcacacatacacattcaCATCGTCATATGCAGGAATGaagcacacaagacaggcaagaAGACAGGCAAGTGCACCCTTCCACCATCAGCGACCTCGGCCATCACTTGGAGCTTGGAGTGCGCAGCCTTATCTGACCATATGACACTAATTgccaatgggaacatgttgagCTGTGTCCTTGCAGCTGATTGGCTTAGCAGTTCTAACTACACTTTAGCTCAGCCTACCACACTGTCTGTGTCAACATATCAgacttgcgttttttttttactttgagactatttttatctattttaagAATTTTACAAATGTGTTTAAGCAGTTAGTTAGTAAATAAGAATGTCTCTGAAAGTCAGCTAGTCTTTAAAATGTTCACAAAAGTGTTTACTAAATAGTTAGTAAACAAGAATGTtttttgactttaaaatgtttgcaaaagtgtttaaaaatgcaaaaaaactgtttttattgttataaagtgtttaaaagtacaataaaggTTAATAAAACTTGTGTGaatatattgtaacaatatatttactcttttattttctttattttcttatttatttaaatgaataaGAATATTTCTAAAAGTCAATTTGACTTAAATGTTtacaaaagtttaaaaaaacaaaaaacgtttaAAAGTacataaaatgtttaaaaatgaaataaaagttcATAAAATCcttgtgtggatattgtaataATGTATGTTCTCTACTTCACGGATTTTCACCTGTCGCGGGTGAGCGTGGAACCAATTAgcagcgataaacgagggattactgtaatgacATTTCAATTCCTTATCAGTGGGGATCGGTGAAATgagattgtttttgtgtgtgcgccgAGGTGATGGCCAAGGTGAGCTTGGCGCGCAGCCAGCTGGTGGCGCTGCTGATGGGCCTGAGCGGACGAGACAGCTGTGCTCATCTGTCGCGGCTCCTGATGGAGATGCAAGTGGAGCTGGACGCCCTGGACGTGTCAGGCAATGCCACCGTCAGGAACTACCGCAAGCAGGTGGTGGAGGAGATCAACGGCCTCCTCAAACACCTGGACCTGGAGGGGGAGGGCGAGGACACGCGCAGGTAACTGAGCGCCCCGGTCAAAAAAAGCCGCACTCTGCGGTGTTTGATGCTCGGGTGTCTGGCAGGTACGACCTGGCCCAGAATGAGTCCATCCGCGAGATCGAGGCGGTGCGCGCCCATGTGCAGCACCTGCGCGAGGGCGTGCTGCACCACTGCACCGCGGGCGAGCCGGGCTTCCGGCCCAAGGCTGAGCTGCAGGGCCTGCTGAGCCACCTGGACCAAGTGGAGACGGCCAAGAACCCGTGCATCCGTGAGGCGCGGCGGCGTGCCGTGGTGGAGGTGCAGGCCGTGGTCACCTTCCTGGACCTGCGCGAGGCGCTGGCGTGCCGCCGCCCCAGCCCCGAGGAGCACCCGGCCCACAGGGCTGTCTGGGCAGCGCTGGCCAGCCTATCGGAGCTGCAGGCCCAGGCGCTGGGCTTTGACGGCAAGCGGGCCGACAAGAGCTACGTGGTGCTGGAGGAGCTGCTGACCAAGCAGCTGCTGGCACTCGATGCCGTTGACCCGCGTGGTGACGACGGCGCCAAGGTAGCCCGCAAGCAGGCCGTCAAGTTTGCGCAGAACATTCTCAACTATCTGGACATGAAGACGGATGAGTGGGAGTATTGAGCGCCACCGCTTTCTTGCTACCTTACCCACCTGCCCATCACAAAACACGCTTCCTGCTTTTTTGTATACGCGGTGTGTAAACGTTTGGGTGTGAGGGCCGGCGTGTGTACAAAAGTGttgacatgtttgtgtgtgtatacatgtgtTTGTGGCTTTGGACAGTGTGCAAGaaaatgaatgtgtgtgtgtgtatgcgcgcggcgcgtgtgtgtgtttgtacgtttctatgaatgtgtgtgtgtgtcgttgaTAAACAATCgagaagtaaaaaaacaaaatggagtgtTTTCAAAAAATTCCTACATTGACTATTGTGAAATTGGTGATCGGTTGTCATTTTTAATTGGAAAATCCCCCTCtgaatgttctgaactcctgCTTCCACGGCAGCATTAGCGTGGAGGTAACTCAACTTTTTAAGCTTGATCTTCTTAAGTCTGCAATGCGAAGGACAGCGCCACCTTATGGCCAGGGTGCTGAGCCACGCCCACTTCCTGTTACTTGAGCAAACAGACGAGAAGAAAGACAAAGATGGAAGATGCCAGCGGAACCTTCTAGAATCTTCGTGCCTTCGTGTTCACGCTTCTCGAGCTGATCTGAAAGCCAACTTGCACCggacgtgcgtgcgtgtgtgtgtaccacgTTTCCCATGTGTAAGCACACTTTCATACTACTTTCCTGGACTATTTGTGTGTGCACGATGCCACCTAAATGTGTGCAATGAGTGTATGTGGCCAGACGTCTATGTACCATCTCACTGGATGTGTGTGCCATGTGTATAGTATCACGCGGAAGTCGTGAAGCTGCACGTATGTGAACaatgacacgcacacacacaaagagcacAAGAGTTGCACTTGTCGCAAGGGTGGGCcattccggtcctcgagggccggtgtcctgcatatttcataggtctccctgctgcaacacacctgattcaaatgatcaggattgttatccagcttctgcagtcCTTGCTAATTATTGCACCACACCGGCCCttgaggaccggaattgcccaccACTGCGATTAGTGTTGTCTTCGATAAGTATTTTCACCGCGCAAAAGAACACAGTCGAGCTTTAGATATGTTcagatgaaaaacaaaacagacggCCCATTTATTCGGAGCTTGTGTCGCGTCTCATTACTTTGGCCCATTTAGTCAGCGCTAACGTAAACAAATATCAAGAGCGGGAATGTGTTTATTTCTCTCACAACTTACTGATCATAtttctgaagctatttatagacTTGAGTGACATGTGACTGCTGGTTTTGTCTTGTTGCAGTAAAATTGATCACAAGGGCCAAAATATCATTTTTTGGAATGTCGGCAACCACATGAAACCAAACATCCCTCATGCACAAGTCCAAATGAGAGCAAAAGCTCACCAGTGGGCACTGTTGCCATAGTTACCGCAAAGTTACCAAGGAACGATTTTACTTATTGTACAACAAAGTTTTCATTTGGACTTCTTTGTGCTTCTTTCTCGATTTTGTTGAAGCTAACAATGGGAACGCCTGGCTTGCTTTTTGTTACTTCAATCATGGCGAACAAGAAAAGCATTGAGTAGAAAGCGTCAAAATAAACATGTTGCATTGTCAAGCCTTGTTTACTCTCGTTAGGTCTTTGCAAATTCTTGTCGCCCATTATTTGAAGTGATGGGGTGATGCTCGCTTATACAGTCGTATGtaaaagtttgggcacccctgatcattttcatgattttcctttataaatcattggttgttcggatccgcgatttcagttaaatatatcatatagcagacgaactatgatatttgagaagtgaaatgtagtttataggatttacaggaagtgtgcaatcattatttgaacaaaagtaggcaggtgcatacatttgggcactccaacagaaaaatgacatcaatatttagtagatcctccttttgcagaaataacagcctctaaacacttcctatagcttccaatgagagtctggattctggtttaaagtatttctttacaaaaCATCTCCAGTTACAGGTATTTAACGTGGCCTGATCCAAGTTCTTCTCCTCTTTGCATCTTCTCTGAAGAGTGGCGACATGGGAGGCTCAAAACAACTGACAAATGACCGGAAAACAAAGTTTGTTCAACGtcatgcaggggtgtcaaactcatttcataTTGTGGGCCACATACGGCCTCGGTAGATGTCAAGTGGGCCGGACCATTAAAATTATACCATACTATGCTATAAATAACCAAAATACTATCATGTCtttactttttgtgtgtgtgtaaagaaGCACAAGAACATTGGgaactgtcacgtctcgtccccaactgctccacaatgtgtctgttgtcttggtttctgtctgtgtgctcgcccctcccctcctgtgtgcccatgatcagtgtgattattcccacctgcctctcgttacctg
Coding sequences:
- the bag5 gene encoding BAG family molecular chaperone regulator 5 isoform X3 — its product is MEHRGPPHQQHQTMATEQPPQCPSQHPTMMRLYEVHRQVTALGPQVCTFSGLPDDRDYKHLERELTRLLLEVDRVDTEGKAELQAARKRAAQEVEGLLRYLEENARHPSRQAMEELSEEARRLVECRVVAPQREGGAAHIDDELTEALQQLVLRLTQVKTEGRVPLRKARYRSLTRLCAVQDVLDGRTLQQTLSLPLSGETHAAVHTINQVMAKVSLARSQLVALLMGLSGRDSCAHLSRLLMEMQVELDALDVSGNATVRNYRKQVVEEINGLLKHLDLEGEGEDTRRYDLAQNESIREIEAVRAHVQHLREGVLHHCTAGEPGFRPKAELQGLLSHLDQVETAKNPCIREARRRAVVEVQAVVTFLDLREALACRRPSPEEHPAHRAVWAALASLSELQAQALGFDGKRADKSYVVLEELLTKQLLALDAVDPRGDDGAKVARKQAVKFAQNILNYLDMKTDEWEY
- the bag5 gene encoding BAG family molecular chaperone regulator 5 isoform X1 yields the protein MCANVFGVLKSLFGKPFDGGKRMEHRGPPHQQHQTMATEQPPQCPSQHPTMMRLYEVHRQVTALGPQVCTFSGLPDDRDYKHLERELTRLLLEVDRVDTEGKAELQAARKRAAQEVEGLLRYLEENARHPSRQAMEELSEEARRLVECRVVAPQREGGAAHIDDELTEALQQLVLRLTQVKTEGRVPLRKARYRSLTRLCAVQDVLDGRTLQQTLSLPLSGETHAAVHTINQVMAKVSLARSQLVALLMGLSGRDSCAHLSRLLMEMQVELDALDVSGNATVRNYRKQVVEEINGLLKHLDLEGEGEDTRRYDLAQNESIREIEAVRAHVQHLREGVLHHCTAGEPGFRPKAELQGLLSHLDQVETAKNPCIREARRRAVVEVQAVVTFLDLREALACRRPSPEEHPAHRAVWAALASLSELQAQALGFDGKRADKSYVVLEELLTKQLLALDAVDPRGDDGAKVARKQAVKFAQNILNYLDMKTDEWEY
- the bag5 gene encoding BAG family molecular chaperone regulator 5 isoform X2 produces the protein MAVRWLCSLFGKPFDGGKRMEHRGPPHQQHQTMATEQPPQCPSQHPTMMRLYEVHRQVTALGPQVCTFSGLPDDRDYKHLERELTRLLLEVDRVDTEGKAELQAARKRAAQEVEGLLRYLEENARHPSRQAMEELSEEARRLVECRVVAPQREGGAAHIDDELTEALQQLVLRLTQVKTEGRVPLRKARYRSLTRLCAVQDVLDGRTLQQTLSLPLSGETHAAVHTINQVMAKVSLARSQLVALLMGLSGRDSCAHLSRLLMEMQVELDALDVSGNATVRNYRKQVVEEINGLLKHLDLEGEGEDTRRYDLAQNESIREIEAVRAHVQHLREGVLHHCTAGEPGFRPKAELQGLLSHLDQVETAKNPCIREARRRAVVEVQAVVTFLDLREALACRRPSPEEHPAHRAVWAALASLSELQAQALGFDGKRADKSYVVLEELLTKQLLALDAVDPRGDDGAKVARKQAVKFAQNILNYLDMKTDEWEY